From the genome of Anopheles moucheti chromosome 3, idAnoMoucSN_F20_07, whole genome shotgun sequence, one region includes:
- the LOC128301815 gene encoding LOW QUALITY PROTEIN: ATP-binding cassette sub-family F member 3-like (The sequence of the model RefSeq protein was modified relative to this genomic sequence to represent the inferred CDS: inserted 2 bases in 2 codons), with the protein MSLDCLLRRNEAPTTEAAALSWYQKLTMLQLLLDEPTNMLDIEAIIWLENYLQNWPTTLLVVSHDRNFLDTVPTDILYLHSMRIETFKGNYEQFDKTRXRHKAQRREYEAQLAHRNHVQEFIDRFRYNANRAASVQSKIKMLEKLPELKPVEKEIEVTLKFPEVEPLNPPVMTLNEVQFKYXDKVIFTSVNLGANLDSRICIVGENGAGKTTLLKIVVSLLQPTGGLVHLHRGLRLGYFSQHHVDQLDMTVNSVELLQNAYPGKPIEEYRRVLGSFGVSGDLALQVVASLSGGQKCRVAFAKMCMGRPNFLVLDEPTNHLDIETIEALGKAINKYSGGVILVSHDERLIRMICKELWVCGDGTVKSIEGGFDEYRKIVERELEALAA; encoded by the exons ATGTCCCTCGATTGTTTGCTAAg gcGTAACGAAGCACCGACAACGGAAGCAGCTGCTCTGTCGTGGTATCAAAAACTTACcatgctgcagctgctgctggacgAACCGACCAACATGTTGGACATTGAGGCGATCATCTGGCTGGAGAACTATCTACAGAATTGGCCCACCACTCTGCTGGTAGTGTCGCACGATCGTAACTTCCTCGACACCGTACCGACCGACATACTGTACCTGCACTCGATGCGGATCGAAACGTTCAAGGGCAACTACGAACAATTCGACAAAACGC AACGGCACAAGGCACAGAGGCGCGAGTACGAAGCGCAACTGGCCCATCGCAACCACGTGCAGGAGTTTATCGATCGGTTCCGGTACAATGCGAACCGGGCCGCGAGCGTACAATCAAAGATTAAGATGCTGGAAAAGCT CCCCGAACTGAAACCGgtggaaaaagaaattgaagtGACGCTTAAATTCCCCGAAGTAGAACCACTCAATCCTCCCGTGATGACACTGAACGAGGTGCAGTTTAAGT AGGATAAGGTGATATTTACGAGCGTCAATTTGGGTGCTAACTTAGATTCAAGGATATGCATC gtcGGTGAAAACGGGGCCGGTAAGACAACACTGCTGAAGATTGTCGTGAGCCTGCTTCAACCGACGGGCGGTTTGGTCCATTTACATCGTGGCCTTCGGCTCGGATATTTCTCCCAGCATCACGTCGACCAGCTCGATATGACGGTCAACAGCGTGGAACTGCTGCAGAATGCGTACCCGGGCAAACCGATAGAAGAGTACCGGCGAGTACTGGGAAGCTTCGGTGTATCTGGTGATCTTGCACTCCAAGTCGTCGCTAGCTTATCCGGAGGTCAAAAATGTCGTGTCGCATTCGCAAAAATGTGTATGGGCCGACCGAACTTCCTGGTGCTGGACGAACCGACGAATCATCTCGACATCGAAACGATTGAAGCGCTTGGAAAAGCGATCAACAAATACAGC GGCGGTGTAATTCTAGTGTCTCACGACGAGCGATTGATTCGTATGATTTGCAAGGAGTTGTGGGTTTGCGGTGACGGTACAGTGAAGAGCATCGAGGGAGGCTTTGACGAATACCGCAAGATTGTCGAGCGTGAGCTGGAAGCGTTGGCTGCCTAA
- the LOC128300456 gene encoding AT-rich interactive domain-containing protein 1B-like: MKRPPVPVQQQPPPASQPPQPSASSVHPSGLGVDDALSVIMAGRTGAVVGGSPTTTAPGSAAAAAAAAAAAAAAAAAAAGVMLDDLDLATQRNLALARLNASPLSSAAGGINPTPSNGSSAAAVAVAAAAAAAAAAAAANGPDGPALYGHLYGKEMGLMRKLSSLDDFQSATATNPSSAAMRTYQQLLQSDGHHPSGAGGAGGTNYNQSQPQQQQQHAQAKFNGGQFGYPQASGLLKPCYDYGTPQQHQQQAAAAAAALAAQHHQMQPPNQPPGNNGSNNGVGTSIKKELGYTGGADLYTPPLTPSSIGSGGSNSGQGPPAVTAPSTVSSSTASSCSGPTSALSFMSNLYGDAGGHSESFTNGPTGGGGNSCMRPNGGLKVDQQATMLTAMGGRGSGSIINSLANSSTKHEPNTANDGGGGGGGDHLHHQQHLHPQGHGLAHHHQMQLHCQQHSMGVQSGGPMHLQHHLGANQGSSGNATTTTGGNNGVASSNVTPTPLNGPGSEEDHDKLSSPLTGTSTLTSDLHDPDNDSNPDGYTIL, encoded by the exons ATGAAACGTCCGCCCGTGCCCGTccagcagcagccgccgccCGCCTCGCAGCCACCCCAACCGTCGGCGTCGTCCGTGCACCCGTCCGGGTTGGGCGTGGATGACGCACTGTCGGTCATAATGGCCGGCCGAACGGGGGCCGTGGTGGGCGGGTCACCGACGACAACGGCACCGGGTAgtgcggcggcggcggcggccgctgcagcagctgctgcagccGCCGCTGCTGCGGCCGCCGGTGTCATGCTGGACGATCTCGACCTGGCCACCCAGCGTAACCTTGCCCTAGCGCGGCTCAATGCGTCCCCACTTTCGTCGGCCGCCGGCGGCATTAATCCAACCCCTTCCAATGGCAGCTCGGCGGCGGCTGTCGCCGtggcggctgctgctgcggcagCGGCTGCAGCAGCGGCCGCCAACGGTCCCGACGGTCCGGCCCTGTACGGCCATCTGTACGGCAAGGAGATGGGTCTGATGCGTAAACTTTCCTCCCTCGATGACTTCCAATCCGCGACAGCGACCAACCCTTCGTCAGCCGCCATGCGCACCTACCAACAGCTGCTGCAGTCGGATGGT CATCATCCATCTGGGGCCGGTGGAGCAGGCGGCACCAACTACAACCAATCACAaccccaacagcagcagcaacacgcgCAAGCCAAATTCAATGGTGGACAGTTTGGTTACCCACAGGCAAGCGGTTTACTGAAACCCTGCTACGACTATGGGACACCccagcaacatcaacagcaagcggccgcagcagccgccgctCTAGCCGCCCAACACCATCAGATGCAGCCGCCCAATCAGCCTCCGGGAAACAATGGCTCCAACAACGGGGTAGGAACGTCGATCAAGAAAGAGCTCGGATATACGGGAGGTGCCGATCTGTACACACCACCGTTGACACCTTCCTCGATCGGAAGTGGTGGCTCAAACTCCGGCCAGGGTCCACCGGCCGTTACCGCGCCCTCCACGGTTTCTTCCTCCACTGCGTCCTCCTGTTCGGGGCCAACGTCAGCGCTATCCTTCATGAGCAATCTTTACGGCGATGCCGGCGGGCACAGTGAATCCTTCACCAACGGTCCGACAGGTGGCGGTGGTAACAGCTGCATGCGACCGAACGGTGGGCTAAAAGTGGATCAGCAGGCCACAATGTTGACGGCGATGGGTGGCCGAGGCAGCGGCTCAATTATAAATAGTTTAGCAAATAGTAGCACCAAGCACGAACCAAATACAGCgaacgatggtggtggtggcggcggcggcgatCATCtgcatcatcagcaacatctCCATCCACAAGGGCACGGGCTGGCACATCACCATCAGATGCAGCTCCATTGCCAGCAGCATTCGATGGGCGTCCAGAGTGGTGGGCCAATGCATCTGCAACATCATCTCGGCGCAAACCAAGGTTCCAGTGGGAATGCGACCACAACCACGGGGGGGAATAATGGGGTGGCAAGCAGCAACGTGACTCCGACACCGCTCAATGGGCCAGGTAGTGAGGAAGACCACGATAAGCTGTCATCGCCGCTGACCGGTACCTCGACGCTAACGTCCGACCTGCACGATCCGGACAACGATAGCAACCCGGACGGTTACACGATCCTGTAA